Proteins from one Ornithobacterium rhinotracheale genomic window:
- a CDS encoding sialidase family protein, which yields MKKFILLLASTMTFAQNAKPMPTILFTNKDKKLNGGCYRIPSLITAQDGTLIAVADQRLNGCGDLKYNDDINIVARRSTDGGKTWSDIESIVDFPKGESASDASMVLNKKTGDIILFYNYMDLKNEKDIFKQHYVISHDNGKTWSKSYDITRQIAPENSYKDFKFITSGRATQAPDGTIYQTLVDLQKKGVFIFYSKNNGVSWNLLTGSVQPADETNIVALPNGNILLNARVAGLGSRKIYEFAPNGKLLRDEVVKALPDPACNGAILDYQVGKQNLLFFSNANDSKKRKNMTIKYSTDNGNTWSQGKVLNPGFSAYSSLAQLDNNDLGILYEINDYGDIAFSYLPIDWVLSQGVK from the coding sequence ATGAAAAAATTTATATTGCTTCTAGCCAGCACGATGACCTTTGCACAAAATGCCAAACCAATGCCTACCATTTTATTTACCAATAAAGATAAAAAATTAAATGGAGGCTGCTACAGAATCCCTTCGCTCATCACAGCACAAGACGGAACTTTGATTGCCGTAGCCGATCAGCGTTTGAATGGTTGTGGCGATTTGAAATATAACGACGACATCAACATCGTAGCACGCCGCAGTACCGATGGCGGCAAAACTTGGAGTGATATAGAAAGCATTGTAGATTTCCCGAAAGGAGAATCAGCATCAGATGCATCTATGGTTTTGAATAAAAAAACAGGAGATATTATCTTGTTTTACAATTATATGGATTTGAAAAATGAAAAAGACATTTTTAAACAACATTATGTAATCAGCCACGACAATGGCAAAACTTGGAGCAAGTCCTACGATATTACAAGACAAATCGCTCCAGAAAATTCATACAAAGACTTTAAATTCATCACTTCGGGGCGTGCTACCCAAGCACCCGACGGAACGATTTACCAAACTTTGGTAGACCTTCAAAAGAAAGGAGTTTTTATATTTTATTCTAAAAACAATGGCGTTTCATGGAATTTATTAACAGGTTCGGTACAGCCCGCAGATGAAACCAATATTGTCGCCTTGCCGAACGGAAATATTTTGCTAAATGCGCGTGTGGCAGGATTAGGAAGTCGAAAAATCTATGAATTTGCGCCAAATGGCAAATTGTTGAGAGACGAGGTGGTAAAAGCCTTGCCAGACCCTGCTTGTAACGGAGCCATTTTGGACTATCAAGTAGGAAAACAAAATTTACTGTTTTTCTCAAATGCAAACGACAGCAAGAAACGTAAAAATATGACCATAAAATACAGCACAGACAATGGCAATACATGGAGCCAAGGAAAAGTGCTAAATCCAGGATTTTCAGCATATTCCTCTTTAGCTCAGTTGGATAATAATGATTTAGGAATTTTATACGAGATTAATGACTACGGCGACATCGCTTTTAGCTATTTGCCGATAGATTGGGTTTTGTCTCAAGGTGTAAAATAA
- a CDS encoding CDP-alcohol phosphatidyltransferase family protein: MQITKHIPNALTLSNLFSGCLAIFILVTGVFPLEYAFLCIIYSLIADFFDGLTARWFHAQSPIGLQLDSLADMVSFGVFPGFLLFYTAESNHIFPYENFIIFSIVLASAYRLAKFNIDTEQSYYFKGLATPANTILCIGMYYLAMEYPWFQQSWVLVIFSLISSYLLVSNLPLFSLKFKGVNAKKLTPHIALAVIAILLFIIMGKAALAPIILVYILLSIIFKNYFVS; encoded by the coding sequence ATGCAAATTACAAAACACATACCCAATGCGCTCACGCTGAGCAATTTGTTCAGCGGCTGTTTGGCGATATTTATTTTAGTCACAGGTGTTTTTCCGCTGGAATACGCTTTTTTGTGTATAATTTACAGTTTGATCGCCGATTTTTTTGACGGGCTCACTGCTCGCTGGTTCCATGCACAATCGCCCATTGGCTTGCAATTAGATTCCTTGGCAGACATGGTGAGTTTTGGGGTATTCCCTGGATTTTTATTGTTTTACACGGCTGAATCAAATCATATTTTCCCTTATGAGAATTTCATTATTTTCTCAATAGTTTTGGCATCGGCATATCGTTTAGCCAAATTCAATATCGATACCGAGCAAAGCTACTATTTTAAAGGGCTTGCAACGCCTGCCAACACGATTTTATGCATCGGCATGTATTATTTAGCCATGGAATATCCGTGGTTTCAGCAAAGTTGGGTGTTGGTTATTTTTAGCCTAATTTCAAGCTATCTTTTGGTATCGAATTTGCCACTATTTTCATTAAAATTTAAAGGCGTAAACGCTAAAAAACTCACGCCACACATTGCCTTGGCAGTCATTGCTATTTTGCTTTTTATCATAATGGGCAAAGCCGCCTTGGCACCAATTATTTTAGTCTATATTTTACTTTCAATCATATTTAAAAATTATTTTGTATCATGA
- a CDS encoding beta-mannosidase — MRRFFFLLNVLIMSLSFSQKRITLNQDWQFSEINSQKWYKTDIPTSVQHSLIQHKILPPPYKGTNEEKIQWVEDKDWIFIKDFEIQADDLKFPNILLQLTGLDTFADVTLNEHKILHAQNMFVPHDISVKKYLRAGKNTLKIKFYSPIKYNKTKRLAAGFEYPADNDHRTEKVSVYSRKAPYHFGWDWGIRIVQMGIWRPVYLQFLNEAYITDYFVEQKEVSEEKAVIQNHLQINSDKDFKANIVLNIQENGKTISSIQRSFDIAKGSNSLSLPINLNQPKLWQPNGWGKQNLYDFSIEIKNNDKTISSKNHKIGIRKIELVREKDPKGESFYFKINGKPIFAKGANYIPGETLTAQQDSAYYERLFKNTVAANMNMLRVWGGGIYENDYFYELADRYGILIWQDFMFACTPYPSNSAFLDNVEEEAISNIKRLRNYACVALWCGNNEVEESIKYWGFEKRVPADAYQNFFHSYDQIFKTLLPDLVKKYAPETPYIHGSPLIANWGRPATWAYGDSHYWGVWYGRQPFEILDKNVPRFMSEFGFQAFPEEKTLRTFADEKDFALDSKVMQAHQKSSTGNDAIKEYMEHYYRMPNNFSDFVYLGLVLQGEGMKKGMLAHRRNRPYCMGSLYWQLNDSWPVVSWSSVDYYNNWKALHYKAREAFAPIAVDAYQNSDTQKYDFYIFSDELKSIPKANLEVKLMDFSGKILKKWNFPTDVLANQAQKVASLNLKDIAEEKTMKNAFLVLNLKDQKGKTLAQDNFYFLPVKELNLPKNQIHTKLKFKNGKYYLKLKTNKLAKNVFVEIPILGVQFSNNFFDLLPNESKTIEISSPELNENHPPTIKIRQVRDTYQ, encoded by the coding sequence ATGCGTAGATTTTTCTTTTTACTAAATGTTTTAATCATGAGTCTAAGCTTTTCTCAGAAACGCATTACACTCAATCAAGATTGGCAATTTTCTGAAATTAATTCCCAAAAATGGTATAAAACCGACATTCCTACCTCGGTGCAACATTCTCTAATTCAGCATAAAATTTTACCACCACCTTACAAAGGCACCAACGAAGAAAAGATACAATGGGTGGAAGATAAAGATTGGATTTTTATAAAAGATTTTGAAATTCAGGCTGATGACTTGAAATTCCCAAATATTCTTTTGCAACTCACGGGACTTGACACCTTTGCCGATGTTACCCTGAACGAACATAAAATTCTGCACGCCCAAAATATGTTTGTGCCACACGATATCTCTGTCAAAAAGTATCTAAGAGCAGGAAAAAATACGCTCAAAATTAAATTTTATTCACCTATCAAATACAACAAAACTAAACGACTAGCAGCGGGCTTTGAATATCCTGCCGATAACGATCATCGCACAGAAAAAGTAAGTGTTTATTCCCGCAAAGCCCCCTATCATTTTGGGTGGGATTGGGGAATCCGCATTGTACAAATGGGCATTTGGCGTCCCGTTTATCTTCAATTTTTAAACGAAGCCTACATCACTGATTACTTTGTGGAACAAAAGGAAGTTTCGGAGGAAAAAGCCGTGATACAAAATCATTTACAAATTAACTCCGACAAAGATTTTAAAGCCAATATCGTTTTAAATATTCAAGAAAATGGAAAAACAATAAGTAGCATACAACGCAGTTTTGACATCGCAAAAGGCTCTAATTCTCTTTCACTCCCCATAAATTTAAACCAGCCCAAACTCTGGCAACCCAATGGCTGGGGAAAGCAAAATTTATATGATTTTTCTATCGAAATTAAAAACAACGATAAAACTATTAGCTCTAAAAATCACAAAATTGGCATTAGAAAAATTGAACTCGTACGAGAAAAAGACCCCAAGGGCGAAAGTTTTTATTTTAAAATAAATGGCAAGCCGATTTTTGCCAAAGGAGCCAATTACATTCCCGGCGAAACGCTTACAGCTCAGCAAGACTCGGCTTACTACGAACGATTGTTTAAAAATACAGTCGCCGCCAATATGAACATGTTAAGAGTTTGGGGTGGCGGCATTTACGAAAACGATTATTTCTATGAACTTGCCGATCGCTATGGCATTCTCATTTGGCAAGATTTTATGTTTGCATGCACGCCTTACCCAAGCAATTCGGCATTTCTCGACAATGTGGAAGAAGAAGCCATCAGCAATATCAAACGCCTGCGCAACTATGCTTGCGTAGCTCTCTGGTGTGGCAACAACGAGGTGGAAGAATCCATTAAATATTGGGGATTTGAAAAGCGTGTCCCTGCCGATGCATACCAAAATTTCTTTCACTCCTACGACCAAATTTTCAAAACGCTTCTCCCCGATTTAGTCAAAAAATATGCGCCCGAAACGCCTTACATCCACGGCTCGCCACTCATTGCCAACTGGGGGCGACCTGCCACTTGGGCTTACGGAGATTCGCACTACTGGGGCGTTTGGTACGGTCGTCAGCCATTTGAAATTTTAGACAAAAATGTACCAAGATTTATGAGTGAATTTGGGTTCCAAGCTTTTCCAGAAGAAAAAACGCTTCGTACTTTTGCCGATGAAAAAGATTTTGCACTGGATTCTAAAGTAATGCAAGCGCACCAAAAAAGCAGTACAGGCAACGATGCCATAAAAGAGTACATGGAACACTACTACCGAATGCCCAACAACTTTTCAGATTTTGTGTACTTAGGGCTTGTGCTCCAAGGCGAAGGCATGAAAAAGGGCATGCTCGCCCATCGTAGAAATCGCCCTTATTGCATGGGCTCGCTGTATTGGCAACTCAACGATAGCTGGCCGGTGGTATCGTGGTCTAGCGTGGATTATTACAACAACTGGAAAGCACTGCACTACAAGGCACGCGAAGCCTTTGCACCGATCGCCGTAGATGCCTACCAAAACTCAGATACTCAAAAATATGATTTTTACATATTTTCTGATGAATTAAAAAGTATTCCAAAAGCGAATTTGGAAGTAAAACTCATGGATTTCTCGGGAAAAATCCTCAAAAAATGGAATTTCCCGACCGATGTTTTAGCCAACCAAGCTCAAAAAGTTGCGAGCTTAAACCTCAAGGATATTGCCGAAGAAAAAACCATGAAAAATGCTTTTTTAGTATTAAATTTAAAAGACCAAAAAGGCAAAACTTTAGCCCAAGATAATTTCTATTTCTTGCCCGTAAAAGAGTTGAATTTACCTAAAAATCAAATCCATACAAAACTTAAATTTAAAAACGGAAAATATTATTTAAAACTTAAAACCAATAAATTGGCTAAAAATGTATTTGTAGAGATTCCGATTTTGGGCGTTCAGTTTAGCAATAATTTCTTTGATTTATTGCCAAACGAATCCAAAACCATCGAAATTTCTTCGCCTGAATTAAACGAAAATCATCCGCCAACAATCAAAATCAGACAAGTGCGAGACACCTATCAATAA
- a CDS encoding RagB/SusD family nutrient uptake outer membrane protein — MKKIIIAILALFTIYSCQDYLNVKPENVMTVSSYQDVKSLLGGHLKSFQDGDTRQALSNVPIFFSDNKDYLITHFYSDDYDLEKYLDNYMGRNNRGDFQKSQDWKHPDINEQIWKTGFKSIGFYNMVLFELDKVKASEDERNIIKGEVKTLRAWNFFRLLQFFSPYHNNSLGLPLNTNPDKVGDYDKSRKSQVENYDFIINELEEVLNYKTKPKQGYNIFYDKKIVHALLAQVYLYKGDSGAKAATDYEKAIAHAQKAMEGRLSLEEISRNPTENESYGINKEKTYSLLSFMYNDTNRIFNLVGMPAWGMFQYASDELFSLFDENDKRTDLYFNKDKGILKFESEFQYSYCKWDFFTASEMQLIIAESYARKGDEENAKRALKVFTDSRYNKYLSKENLSTLDKILIERRKEFCFDYCMRWIDLTRLQKGFKHKSVGKKKDQKEFFELSNGDFRFCMPIPKSGELQNNKIEQNPGWGNF, encoded by the coding sequence ATGAAAAAAATTATAATAGCAATATTGGCTTTATTTACAATCTATTCTTGCCAAGATTACTTAAATGTAAAGCCAGAAAATGTAATGACAGTTAGTTCTTACCAAGATGTCAAGTCTCTTTTAGGAGGACACCTAAAGTCTTTTCAAGATGGCGATACGAGGCAAGCCTTGAGTAATGTCCCAATTTTCTTTAGCGACAATAAGGATTATTTAATTACGCACTTTTATAGCGATGATTATGATCTTGAAAAATATTTGGATAATTACATGGGGAGAAACAATAGAGGGGATTTTCAAAAATCTCAAGATTGGAAACACCCAGATATTAATGAACAAATATGGAAAACGGGATTTAAATCAATTGGATTCTACAATATGGTTTTGTTCGAGTTGGATAAAGTAAAGGCTTCTGAAGATGAAAGAAATATTATAAAAGGTGAAGTTAAGACATTAAGAGCTTGGAACTTCTTTAGATTACTCCAATTTTTTTCGCCTTACCACAATAATAGTCTTGGTCTACCATTGAATACAAACCCAGACAAAGTTGGAGATTACGATAAATCAAGAAAATCACAGGTGGAAAATTACGACTTTATTATAAATGAACTAGAAGAAGTTTTAAATTATAAAACAAAACCTAAACAGGGATATAATATATTTTATGATAAGAAAATTGTCCACGCTCTTTTAGCCCAAGTGTATTTGTATAAAGGAGACTCGGGGGCAAAGGCAGCAACAGACTATGAGAAAGCAATTGCCCATGCTCAAAAAGCGATGGAAGGGCGTCTTAGCTTAGAAGAAATTTCAAGAAATCCGACGGAAAATGAAAGCTATGGTATTAATAAAGAAAAGACATATTCTTTATTATCGTTTATGTACAACGATACAAATAGAATTTTTAATCTTGTAGGGATGCCAGCTTGGGGTATGTTTCAATATGCCTCAGATGAATTATTTAGCTTATTTGATGAAAACGATAAAAGAACTGATTTATATTTCAATAAGGATAAAGGTATTTTGAAGTTTGAGTCAGAGTTTCAATACTCGTATTGTAAGTGGGATTTCTTTACTGCGAGCGAAATGCAATTGATTATAGCTGAAAGTTATGCCCGAAAAGGTGATGAAGAGAATGCTAAAAGAGCATTAAAAGTCTTTACAGATTCAAGGTATAATAAATACCTTTCCAAAGAAAATTTATCAACATTGGATAAAATTTTGATTGAACGCAGAAAAGAATTTTGCTTTGATTACTGCATGAGATGGATTGATTTGACTCGATTGCAAAAAGGCTTTAAACATAAATCTGTAGGCAAGAAAAAAGACCAAAAAGAATTTTTTGAATTATCAAATGGGGATTTCAGATTTTGTATGCCAATTCCCAAATCAGGTGAGTTGCAAAATAATAAAATAGAACAAAACCCTGGCTGGGGTAACTTTTAA
- a CDS encoding alpha-amylase family glycosyl hydrolase, translating into MKFHKTLVLLTSLACMVSCQKKENKVETPTISLDSLKTNMPVMNPTIEPEDEGREQPEWAKNAVIYEVNVRQFSKEGTLKAVTQQLNRIKDLGADVVWLMPIYPIGKKGRKGELGSYYAIRDYKKINPAFGKEEDLKVLIDSAHALGMKVLLDWVANHTSPDHVWAKANKDFYVLDSAGKKPIKPLGTDWDDVIQLNYENPQMQDSMISAMQYWVKKFDIDGYRCDVAEMVPMSFWNRARTELDSIKNVFMLAEGEKPELYEAFNATYAFAFKDTILDIARGKKDFNAVYEYFKNTIEKSKPNDLKMYFTSNHDENSWNYTEQEMFGENYKNFTILTYAMAGIPLIYNGQEAGLDKRLDFFKKDVIRWGNYRNYAFFHQINSLHNQNPVMWNNGKPASFEVIKADANTFQFIRSKDRQVLAFLQNYSDKPQFVAKLSLNGLNTKINLLNNQPIPEDNRGIEIPPHQTIIIGQEN; encoded by the coding sequence ATGAAATTTCATAAAACACTTGTTTTATTAACGAGTCTTGCGTGCATGGTGTCATGCCAAAAAAAAGAAAATAAAGTAGAAACACCAACGATAAGTTTAGATTCTTTAAAAACCAATATGCCCGTGATGAATCCCACAATTGAGCCAGAAGATGAAGGAAGAGAACAACCCGAATGGGCTAAAAATGCAGTGATTTATGAAGTAAATGTTCGTCAGTTTTCTAAAGAAGGCACGCTAAAAGCCGTAACGCAACAGCTAAATCGTATCAAAGATTTAGGCGCCGATGTGGTATGGCTCATGCCAATTTATCCGATTGGTAAAAAAGGGCGAAAAGGCGAATTAGGAAGCTATTACGCCATCAGAGATTATAAAAAAATCAATCCCGCTTTTGGGAAAGAAGAAGATTTAAAAGTCTTGATAGACAGTGCACATGCTTTGGGCATGAAAGTTTTGCTCGATTGGGTGGCAAATCATACATCGCCAGACCATGTTTGGGCAAAAGCAAATAAAGATTTTTATGTGCTCGATAGTGCTGGCAAAAAACCGATAAAACCACTCGGCACCGATTGGGACGATGTGATTCAACTTAATTATGAAAATCCGCAAATGCAGGATTCTATGATAAGTGCCATGCAATATTGGGTGAAAAAGTTTGATATCGATGGCTACCGCTGCGATGTGGCGGAAATGGTGCCAATGAGCTTCTGGAACCGAGCTCGCACCGAGCTAGATAGCATAAAAAATGTATTTATGCTTGCCGAGGGCGAAAAGCCTGAGCTTTACGAAGCCTTCAATGCAACTTATGCCTTTGCGTTTAAAGATACGATTTTAGACATTGCGCGTGGCAAAAAGGACTTCAACGCGGTGTATGAATACTTTAAAAATACAATTGAAAAATCTAAGCCAAATGATTTAAAAATGTATTTTACCAGCAATCATGACGAAAACTCGTGGAACTACACCGAGCAAGAAATGTTTGGCGAAAATTATAAGAATTTTACTATTTTGACTTACGCTATGGCGGGTATTCCGCTCATTTACAATGGGCAAGAAGCGGGATTAGACAAGCGATTGGATTTCTTTAAGAAAGATGTAATCCGCTGGGGAAATTACCGAAATTATGCATTTTTTCATCAGATTAATTCTTTGCATAATCAGAATCCTGTGATGTGGAACAATGGCAAACCTGCCAGTTTTGAAGTCATCAAAGCCGATGCCAATACATTCCAATTCATTCGTTCCAAAGACCGACAAGTCTTGGCGTTTTTGCAAAACTATTCGGATAAGCCACAATTTGTAGCGAAATTAAGCCTTAACGGATTGAATACTAAAATCAATTTGCTCAATAATCAGCCCATTCCAGAAGACAATCGTGGAATTGAAATTCCGCCACATCAAACCATAATTATTGGTCAAGAAAATTAG
- a CDS encoding SusC/RagA family TonB-linked outer membrane protein: protein MRKILFYLFVALVSSAQIFTKAQSVTIQGNVVDENKEPVVGALIQSLKEKSLEVETDGEGNFEITVPKNSFIEVSFPNLEILKLKAKPKMNIVLHLQSQELKEVVVTGYQKVRKERMTGSVSTLQSSDLKKMNIKSIDNALAGNLSGVSVTTSGRPGADAQIHVRGVNSLIGNTDPIWIVDGMPLQGEVPNLNSLGGSLDPSLFQSGIGNLSPDDIESITVLKDAAASAIYGARAANGVIVIKTKSGKAGKAKYNVSATFGINERPKSNLNMMNSLEKIQFEKEVYNDLEVSTYGRVTSLLRELSRGLISQQAFDAELDRLGSINTDWFKELYRNSYSMQLNANMSGGTEKTQFYNSVNYLKENGIEYNNDYKRLRLRSRIDHKINDKISMQLDLSGTYRNNVSTASAINPLTYAIYANPYELPNEYDLSWSMTQSRIRSGLRWSTLNVKNEIERNQSNSRYLEGAVRAKLEWKPIKGLSIASQGIASARSNNTNRIEGEGTYTNFLNNWYDFAVSEILPEQVKGSLNEGTSYGNSYTLRNTIEYGLNINQKHYLDLFAGQEISHSITNTSFNYSPIFDQLHRIIGFPALPEGIDVRTIPFSSLGNTGRFESKLVSFFFNGTYSYMDKYVLSGSVRYDGSDVIGNDNQFTPLWNVSGKWNVSKENFFESEIINDLSLRAGFGYTGSIDKNAFPFVLMKFENRYDYDNIIIPTSFVYANPNVKWQTKKDFNIGVESSWLNRRLIFGLNYYNNFVYDLLDRKALALSSGREDVVQNVANLRNKGWEFDLEAKVIKTRDLSWILRGNLSLNKNIVTETFYENLASLPIISSGSGNRNFVKDYPVQGWFGYRFAGVDPENGHTLVYDGNGDVFDMDRLSNVTLGLKAPTPQFLGDFVPPVVGGFSTSLNWREWSLNMNFEFKMGHYIRSFEGFSSISSRNRHISDKSRWRAPGDKALKPEISYNNVAYREYMYDSMLEKGDYLRNTFTSFGYNLPQNWLKNMQIDNARISIGANNLFTITKYKGIDPALMGSLGYPNTRSYNLMINIGF from the coding sequence ATGCGAAAAATTTTATTTTATTTATTTGTAGCATTGGTGTCAAGTGCTCAAATTTTCACAAAAGCACAGTCTGTTACAATTCAAGGAAATGTAGTGGATGAAAATAAGGAGCCAGTAGTGGGAGCTTTGATTCAGTCTTTGAAAGAAAAATCTTTAGAGGTTGAAACAGATGGAGAAGGGAATTTTGAAATAACAGTTCCTAAGAATTCATTTATTGAAGTGTCTTTCCCTAATCTTGAGATTTTAAAATTAAAGGCTAAGCCTAAGATGAATATTGTTTTGCATCTTCAATCTCAAGAGTTGAAAGAGGTTGTTGTTACTGGTTACCAGAAGGTTAGGAAAGAGAGGATGACTGGGAGTGTTTCTACGCTTCAATCATCAGACCTTAAAAAGATGAATATCAAGTCGATAGATAATGCCTTGGCTGGAAATTTATCGGGGGTATCTGTAACTACTTCGGGAAGGCCAGGTGCAGATGCTCAAATTCATGTAAGGGGTGTAAACTCTTTGATTGGGAATACTGATCCAATTTGGATCGTGGATGGAATGCCACTCCAAGGGGAGGTTCCTAATTTAAATTCGTTGGGAGGGAGTTTAGACCCATCTTTATTTCAATCAGGAATAGGGAATCTGTCGCCCGATGATATAGAAAGCATTACTGTATTGAAGGATGCGGCTGCAAGTGCAATTTATGGAGCTCGTGCTGCAAATGGGGTAATCGTAATTAAGACCAAGTCTGGGAAAGCTGGCAAGGCTAAGTATAATGTATCTGCAACTTTTGGTATAAATGAAAGGCCTAAAAGTAATTTAAATATGATGAATTCATTAGAAAAAATTCAATTTGAAAAAGAGGTTTATAACGATTTAGAGGTTTCAACATATGGTAGAGTAACCTCTCTTTTGAGGGAGCTTTCCAGAGGGCTGATTTCTCAGCAAGCATTTGATGCAGAGTTGGATAGATTGGGAAGTATTAATACAGATTGGTTTAAAGAATTATATAGAAACAGTTATTCAATGCAGTTAAATGCAAATATGTCTGGTGGCACGGAAAAGACTCAATTTTATAATTCAGTGAACTATTTGAAAGAGAATGGTATAGAGTATAATAATGATTATAAAAGATTAAGATTGCGCTCAAGGATTGATCATAAAATTAATGATAAAATATCAATGCAATTAGATTTGTCTGGTACCTATAGAAATAATGTTAGTACAGCTTCAGCTATAAATCCATTGACTTATGCCATCTATGCAAATCCGTATGAATTGCCAAATGAATATGATTTAAGTTGGTCTATGACTCAAAGTAGAATAAGAAGTGGGTTGAGATGGTCTACACTAAATGTTAAAAATGAAATAGAAAGAAATCAATCAAATAGTAGATATCTAGAGGGTGCCGTTAGAGCAAAGTTAGAGTGGAAACCAATAAAAGGACTGTCTATAGCTTCGCAAGGCATAGCAAGTGCAAGAAGTAATAATACTAATAGGATAGAGGGAGAAGGAACTTATACAAACTTTTTGAATAACTGGTACGATTTTGCGGTTTCGGAGATTCTGCCAGAGCAAGTAAAGGGCTCTCTAAACGAAGGGACTTCTTATGGAAATAGTTATACGCTTAGAAACACCATTGAATATGGATTGAATATTAATCAAAAACATTATTTAGACTTATTTGCCGGACAAGAAATTTCACACTCTATTACCAATACATCGTTTAATTATTCTCCAATTTTTGATCAATTACATAGAATAATTGGGTTCCCAGCTTTGCCAGAGGGAATAGATGTGAGAACAATCCCATTTAGTAGCCTAGGGAATACAGGTAGATTTGAATCTAAATTAGTTTCTTTTTTCTTTAACGGAACCTATTCTTATATGGATAAGTATGTGTTAAGTGGCTCTGTGAGATACGATGGATCAGATGTTATTGGAAATGATAATCAATTTACACCACTATGGAATGTCTCAGGGAAATGGAATGTTTCTAAAGAGAATTTTTTTGAATCAGAGATTATAAATGATTTGTCTTTGAGAGCAGGTTTTGGCTATACTGGAAGTATAGATAAAAACGCATTTCCGTTTGTTTTGATGAAATTTGAAAATAGATATGATTATGATAATATAATTATTCCAACCTCGTTTGTGTATGCAAATCCCAATGTTAAATGGCAAACGAAAAAAGATTTCAACATAGGGGTAGAATCATCTTGGTTAAATAGAAGATTAATTTTTGGACTGAATTACTATAATAATTTTGTATACGATTTATTGGATAGAAAAGCCCTGGCACTTTCTTCTGGGCGAGAGGACGTAGTTCAAAATGTTGCTAATTTGAGAAACAAAGGTTGGGAGTTTGATCTAGAGGCTAAAGTTATAAAAACAAGAGATTTATCGTGGATATTAAGAGGAAACCTTTCTCTAAACAAAAACATAGTTACAGAAACATTTTATGAAAATCTAGCATCTTTACCTATTATAAGCTCAGGTAGTGGTAATCGTAATTTTGTGAAAGATTATCCAGTTCAAGGATGGTTCGGTTATCGATTTGCTGGAGTAGATCCAGAGAATGGGCATACATTAGTTTATGATGGTAATGGAGATGTTTTTGATATGGATAGACTTAGTAATGTAACTTTAGGATTAAAGGCACCTACGCCTCAGTTTTTGGGAGATTTTGTTCCTCCAGTTGTAGGCGGATTTTCTACAAGTCTTAATTGGAGAGAGTGGTCTCTTAATATGAATTTTGAATTTAAAATGGGACATTACATTCGTTCGTTTGAAGGCTTTAGTTCAATTTCATCAAGAAATCGACATATTAGTGATAAATCAAGATGGAGAGCTCCAGGAGACAAAGCTTTGAAGCCAGAAATTTCATATAACAATGTGGCTTATAGAGAATACATGTACGATTCTATGCTAGAAAAAGGAGATTATTTAAGAAATACATTTACATCATTTGGTTACAATTTGCCACAAAATTGGCTTAAAAATATGCAGATAGACAATGCTAGAATAAGCATCGGAGCCAACAATCTATTTACTATTACTAAATATAAAGGAATAGACCCAGCCCTCATGGGAAGTTTAGGGTACCCAAATACAAGAAGCTACAATTTAATGATTAATATAGGTTTTTAA